One Megalobrama amblycephala isolate DHTTF-2021 linkage group LG15, ASM1881202v1, whole genome shotgun sequence genomic window, TGTTATTATTACAGAGAAAACTGATCCTAGACCAGCAGTTATGGGCAGATTTTCCCTCTGAATCaatcagaagcagcagcagtgtCTGTCTCTGTCACTTCTTCCATCTGATCATGACTGTAAGGTTTCGCTCCTCTGTTCCTGTTAGGTCACTGATGGTCAGTGATGTCTCTGCTGGTGTTCTCCGTGCCTCTGCTCCTGGTTGTGGCCGTGATGAAGGCTCTTTCCCGCTCACCGCTGTCGGCCCTGTGCCGTCAGGTGTATACTGGCATACTGAAGCTTTCGCACAGGAAGGTCTGTGTCAGCTCCACTCACGCCTTTGTCTTCTCCAACTGCACCCACGGACAGGCTCAGAGTGTTctgctgacctttgacctgtATTCCACCACACACGCCTCCTCCAACATCGGCCCTCAGAAAGGTCAGACACTGGAGTCTGTTGATGCTTTATTTAACAGATAATATTCCTCTAATCTTCTGCTCTGTAGTAACACGTCCTCTTGTCGTTGTAGGAGCGTTTCTGGATGAGATTGTGGCGCGTGAAGCTCCGCTGAGGGTCTTGGAGTTGGGGACACACTGTGGCTACGCTTCAGTCAGGATTCTGCGTCTGCTCCATCCGTCTGGAAAACTGCTGACTGTAGAGCTGGATCCTCTGACAGCAGATCGAGGGGAGGAGATCATACTAGTGGCAGGCTTCAAAAACCAGCAGGTATTACATCATCGCTTTCGATTTTCATCATTAGTTGCTTTGTAACGACTCCCAATATTGTTGAGATTACtcaaaaaactaataaatacgGTTCAACCACCTTCATGTGCAAACTTAGTGTGTTCAATCAATCACATAATCCAAACCCCTTCACACACCGACGATAAATGCAGGATGAACAGAGTCTGATCCCATAGTCTCTCCAATATCAACTGAAGCAAATATCTCTGAACACATAAAAAAGTCTGTCCCAAAAAGATATTCCAACGCTCACAGTGATGTGTCCAATATTCAAACAGCCAC contains:
- the LOC125246580 gene encoding catechol O-methyltransferase-like; the encoded protein is MSLLVFSVPLLLVVAVMKALSRSPLSALCRQVYTGILKLSHRKVCVSSTHAFVFSNCTHGQAQSVLLTFDLYSTTHASSNIGPQKGAFLDEIVAREAPLRVLELGTHCGYASVRILRLLHPSGKLLTVELDPLTADRGEEIILVAGFKNQQFQVLTCSSAEAISSLRSHTGNDGLDLVLMDHDPELYLQDLLALQRGNLLSTSCVVLINRALTPGARDLLEHVTARPQSFSVGRQLHGLMEIRCHTGMSPKPQN